A stretch of DNA from Cryptomeria japonica chromosome 4, Sugi_1.0, whole genome shotgun sequence:
GCACACTTGATGATTTGAATTTCAAGATTCATgaacttcaaaaaatcattaaaaaaatataccaaacaaaaaattacaaaaaaatacacaacttctagtgttcactcttaactatattCCTACCAATGAgtttttcaaaattctaaatgcaaCTAAAAAATTTGGGGGTGCACACCAGACACTATTTTatgttttgctaaaaaaaaataggaacacttttgtgtgcgCAAAGCATTtggccctcttaatcttatccattttcaaaaaaaatgatagtatagaaactagattcaaagtaatgCAATTCATGTTATTTTGGTATCTTCAGATTTTGAGTGcacgagtctcaaattgctcctccaaatTCAAGATTAGATgatttcaaaagaagaaaaatagtgGTCACTTATACCCTTCTTTATGTCTAGCATATTGGTGCACTTACTCGCAAGGAAGGATGTAAATAGCTTGAGGTGCTAAGTGCAAAAAAGGATTCAACACTAATGGAATAGAAAATGAGAAGGTAAGATATAAAAGTGAACAAGAACAATGTATTCTCATagtatttataattatattaaaattaagGGCATATATAAATAATTTGAGGCAGATGTGAAGAATTTAAGGGAAAATGTAAACAAATTAAAGATTAAGATTATGACATTAGATCATATATGCATGTACACAACACTGCCAaccacatttacatcatcatacttCAAATAGTcttgttcatatatatatacatgcatatgtatatgtatatgtatatgtatatgtatacatacatatacatacacaaacacatatatatacatacgtacacacacatatgtacacatatatatgcataccttTATACATACACAAATTTGTACTAGTTACCCAATTATTCAAATTGGTTtggttatatatacatatacatatagatatgcatacatacatatatatacatatgcatatatgtatagacaaatatttttcatgtatcCTGTAATTTTTTAACAATGATGTTCCCTAAATTTGTGAGTGCTTGTTCAAataagtatatgtatgtatgtatgtatgtatgtatgtatgtatgtatgtatgtatgtatgtatgtatgtatgtatgcatttaaATATATaactatacatatgtgtatgtccCAAAATTGGCAAATTGTTGACACCTTGGTTAATCATCATATTACACATGGCATATAGCATTATTAAAAAAAGGCTCTTGGTAGTTTGCAAACTAGATTTCCTACATGGCAACATGTCATTCTAATTAGAGGCCCATGTGGGATGTATTGTGGACCTTTGAAAATAGGGTGTGCACGTATAGGCCCTTCCCCCTACAAACTTCCATAACTATCAAACAAACACATTATAGGACAAATTTATAAATTTAACACAAATTACCAACAAAAGGAATGAAAAATAgttacacacacatatgtatacttATATCTTTGAatgtacacatgcatacatacatacatacatgtatgtgtgtgtgttttcacatacatacatacatagatatgaaTGGAAAATAAAATCAAAGGGATGAAAAACAGTACGTAATAATTTAACAAGCTAAGACTATAAAACCTATTACTCAAAATAAGAGCAAGAGGAAGGTTGTAGAGCTATATAAATTTCTCtatttgtatacatatatgcaAAGGAGGAATGTTAACCTatgattgtaatgaagaacaaactAAACCAATACATGATGGATAACATTTGCAAATTGCATTCGCATACAGAGTAAACACATATACATGCATAGCAAACAAGGAACAACATTGACATTATACatacaattaaaaaaaatgtttgcaaattTAGATCTCAAGAAGATATATCTAACCGGAAAATTGTAGTATGGTAGAATTTGTGTAAGTATGAtaggaacaaactaagaatatATGTAAACAAATATATAATAGAAATCTACTTACATATTCAATGAATATATAAATAGATATCTACTTACACATTCAATGAAGGAATGCTCAAGTTTTGTGCATAATGCAATGAACATAAGGGGAAGGGACGCAGAGTTAATGCCACTATAAGAAAGAGTGTAGGGTGATGGTGGGTGGTAAATCACTTGCAAGTTGGACTAAAGGGTGGCAGAGTTCTGGCATGCCAACAATTGTGAAGACACCAACATCATTAGGGATAGTCAATGAGAAAAATTTAGTTGTCTTTAGACATACTTAACAGTGAACAGGTCTGCTAAAACTACAAGAGTTCTCATAAGGGTTTTGGCTTTACAAAGACTCTTGAATCTGActattttgatttttcatttatgTTATTGATGACAAAATAAAGGTCTAAGGGCAATATTATAGAAATGGCTGTGGTGAGAACAATAATAGAATGTATAAAACTCAAGACAGATaacaatttataaaaaattataatagaaaTGAAGATAGATAACAATTTATGAAAATCAGATCATGACAGCCAAACACGGCTATTTGGAGAGAGGCAAGGTATGACAAGGGTGCTAACCATGAATGACATGATAGTCATCAGACATCCATGCCAAACAGTCATGCAATAGTGCAGACCTATAGAAGACAATTAGGAGGTTTCTAGTATTCTTGTTTTCTACAGTCAAAAGAGTATATTGTATGATCAAAAAAGAATATTCATAGAAACATTTGCTAGGAATGATTCTTTGGGCCTAGACAGAGGTTAACCATCATAAAATATTCTTTAGGCTTGTATTAACTTTacaaataatgaaaataaattaatttcCAATTATAGAGATAGGCTAAGTCTCAACAACCCAATTTCAATAGTAAAAACTAATAATAGCATACCAACATAGGCTAGAAGTGATAGTCCTTTTGAAGACAAAATAGGCTAAGTATGACACACATATATTATATAATGGTACAAATAAGAGACAAATTAGACCATGTTGACATCAAACAAACCATCATAACAGTGTGCAAAGGCAATGAAATGGACGCAAATATTGTGTAGAGGAAACAATAGGGAAAAATAGTCTTATGAGGGGCTTCAAACTTTGAATGCCAAGTATGACACAAATATACATAACATATAACAATCAAAGTAAAAGGCAATTTAGGCCAAGTAAATCATCGAATAAACCATCATAGTACTTGTGTATGAAATAATGCTCGATCGAACAAAAAATTTAGTTGACATAATTTAAGTAATGATGAGACTGACGATACTACAAAATTGTCAACTTACAATGATTTGTAGACTAATATGTCTTATTCTTTTTACTATCTTTAAATGGAAAAACCCTATTAAAGGTGACaaagaaaattgaaattggttgataaaaccctcaaaaaccccaatcATCTTTTATAACCCTTCTTTTATTTTGTGATGTCATAAAACCTTACACATTGTAAAAACCCTTAACATATTTGCAATGCTCACATTCTAATGGTgatttttaacaaaaaaaacaaatgTCAAAGAACTTGTGTCCATATCCACAATGGCATTTATTTTTAACACATTTCATTATCCAATAACAAAATACCAATGATGCTTGAACAAAAGATTGTGATTCTCATTAGAGATTTGTGTGTTTATGAACACAAATTTTATTGTTCATAAACACCCAACTCACATATGAGGCACCCACAAAAACCACAATAGACAAGTGGCCACAATTTTAGAGAACATCATAGTTATAGATTATAcaaaaccaataaaataataataataacaataaaatgACAAATGGAGACAGTTGTGCCTTAGTGAGGATTGAATCCTCGTCTATGTCGAACACAATGGGTCGATAAAGTAGAGTTGTGCATGTTGGGTGGCTATCAAGATCTAGGTTCATACTTGCAAGCCAAAACCAAGTGGAAGTAAATGCAAAAAAAGTGTAAGAAAATGGACAAGAAAATGACAACGATAACCAAATGTACACCAAAATGGACAAGCAAATGAGAACACTTACCTGCATTTACCTACACAAGACAGAACGGAGCCAAGGTGTCGAACAACCTGTGTGTAGCCATCGTCAAAGTGGAAAGGAGAGATTTGTGTCCAAAGTGAGCATGTTTTGGAGTGAAAGGTTAACTTGCAGAGACCCTAAGTGGACATGTTCCAGTGCCTAAAGtttgaaagagtcaagaagagaCGGAAATGAAAGGAATGAAAGTTGGCTCAATTGGCAAGGAGGTAGGAGCGTTCAATGAATGTATGCTCAAGATTAATTCACATTGTGGTAGACATAAGGAGAAGGGATGCAGAGATAATGCTACCGCAAGGAAGAGTGTAGAGTGACGATGGTCGATAAATGATTGCACTTGTAGGATTAAAGGGTGGCAAAGTGATGGAATGTCATGCGGCCACAAAGTCCATTTCAAACGATTCACCACGTATGTTGTGGGGGTGGGCCTACACACGTAATCATAATGGCAAATTGTTGACAGTTTGGACAAATAATTGTGTTACACGTGACAAATAGGCttacaaattattttaaaaaaaagaatttttcCTAATTAAAGACTTGGAGGTCCACATGTTTAAAAAATTTGACTTGGAAGTCGAGTAGACCTCTGAAATTAGGGGGTGCATGAATAAACTCACCTCCTCTACAACATGTGCTTAATTGCTATAAAGATGCTAACACAAACAACACATGCTATAATGAATAAAAAGGAGATACAGAACAATCTTATAAATAGAGCAACTCGTTGTGGCATGCTTTGTAGAACTAACAAATTCTCATAGTAATactaataggaacactaaacaaagAGAAGTTTGACAATGTGGCATTGAGAGCAACATTGTTCAAAAGACTTTAAAGCAGGAATTAATCAACAATAGTCCATTCCGTATGTAGGCCAGCATTAGTGGCAATTCGATTGACCTTGACTTGCACCTCATTTATGTTGTTGTTGGAAGTTAGGTCTGTTGTTTTTTCCTTCATTACGCAACGTACAGGAGGTGGTATTCAGTGGGGTAGATCCTTCTCGATCCGAGCAATCTTGGAGTGCATATCATATCATGCTTTCCTCCAATGCCAGTTGGAGGAATTCTTGACTTGTCTTTCCAGGTCCTTATCGACCTTTAGTTATTCTTTAAGCACTATAGACAGATTTGCCATCTGGTGTGACATGATAGCCATAAGGATTTGAGTTTCAACGTATGAACGAACTATGAAATttgaaaaaagtttttttttaagcaTTGGTGATCACATTGTGAGGATGAAATAAGTCCAGAAGAGCAGAGTTCCAAGACCATGAATGAGGGAAGAGGGCAGTTAGTGAAGACATGAGGAATAACTAAAAGACATGTTGGATAGACATTTAGTTTGGGGAAGGAATAAAGAAATTTGAGGTGGATACTAACGAGTGACTCGATGTGAAGGATTTGCCACACAATGAGTTGGGTTGGCTAGTATTCAGTTTTAGACTATTAAATTCGAAGAttaagtttattttattttgtctatTTGAATTTAGATGTTCATTTAGTGTTGAGACAAAATGGGAAGGGGTTGGAGGGAAGGAGGGGCAAAAACCAGATGTTACAAGTATTAAGCTATCTTCCATCTTTTACAAAGCTGGAGTGAAAAGAAGTGGATTACAAGATAAAGAAGGTTAGATGGGATGAGCCTTTGAATGTCTAGAATTCTCTGTTTACTCAAGTGAATGGGATGAATTGAAGCTTGAGCTATTATCAAGATTCCCATTTAAAGTCAATTGGATCCCACATTTCTCAAAACACTTGGATGATGTTTTTTTAAAGAGGTGTTTGCCACTTAAATTTATTAATGATGCCAAGAGGTTTGTTATCTTGTTGAATCAACTGGTTCTACTAGATGGAAGAAGTAGCAAAGCTTAAACCATGTATAAGGGAATAATCAAATTTGGTTAGACATTGTGAGACAAACTATCAAGCCTTCCAAATGATGTTATAGGGACTTGATCCATGGATCTTAAAAAAGAAGCTAGAATGATCTAATCAAATTTCATTTGGTTGCAACCCAAGAATGATTGGTAGAAGTAGACTAGATTTAGAACATTAATCATAGATCTACCGTAATCACAAACACTATATCATTAAATTAAATGTAAGTAATACCATAATCACAAACATTGCTTCATTAAATTAGATGTATTCAAATATTTAATTGATAATTTAAGACTCTTCTATtagataaaaatattatattttttaatcttttatcACAATTATATTGAAAAGATTTTGACCATTATATACTCACAAAATGAACCTGTGAAACTACTGAACCCTCTACCTAGTTTAGAACTATTATATCTCATCAAACCACCAATTCTACGAAGAAaataagttcactctccaagacCTCTAATGCTCATTAAATGTACGACAGAAAGCCTTACATATCATATTAGGTATGGGCCAGTGGCAATCTGTTCTAATCGAATAAAATTTGGAGACAACTGTCTCACACCTATAAATAAAAAGTACAAATAACTTTCTTCATTTTATGATTCTTCAGATGGCTAACCATTCTTCTAAAGCCAATGGCAAATGACCATCTCAGAAACAGAACTGTTAATTGTATTAAgctaaaaagaaaaaatcatttgaTTGCCCGACAGAGGAACATGAAAATGCTGTCCTGGTTAAATTATGGGACCCAGTTTTATGAAACCTGGACTATTTGAACATTTTTACATACAGCTACAGGAAAATCAGTTCTGACAATTGTTCATAGATATAAGTCAACACCAAACTCATTCATTGTACTAGTATGGTTCAGAGACTTCTATAGTCTCTATCCCAGTTACAGAGATAGTTGTTTAGGGGAAGAGCATCAGTTATTCTTTATGTTTCAAATATCATTCATTTCTTGCTTATTCAACTCTCTAATTGCTAATTATaaagaaatcaaaaaaatataactaaaagttcattaataaattatATGTATCAATAGCCACTCACTTTACTCCCAATAGATAGAATTAATGAACTTTAATTGAAGCAGTTGCGTAACTTTATGGTATCCATAGCGCACCACTACTGGGGCATATGTGTGTAAGTAATGGTCAtatttgaggtggttgtagtgcatctttaagtaggtattgagcaatactttgaaatgaccactttttgacccttgcgcaCATAATGGATCCTACAGCGTGCATTGTTACTAttcaaaagccaaaacaatagttaTAAGCAATTAAATCGCATAAAgagacaaccaaaaaaaatatcatcaaaatccAATGCACCATGTAGGATATATGGGTGCACAAAATTAGCTATAATGGCTACTGGTATGCTCCCCTATATTcttcaaatgattataaaattattgaagaaagaaaaaattgtatagttttttttaattagattatgtgattttttttttatcaaattttaaaattattcaattaatattataGATTGTAGAAATTTTATGTCTTAAATCGTAAATATTTGACAATCTAAATTATTAAGATCTCATAAATTCTGTAAATCTCTTTTAAAATATAAGGTGAAACTTTTGTTAAGTCTGGTACATTTTTTAATGGTAAAAGATGGACTTATAACCAACACACATACCCAAAGCTAGACCACTGCATACCCAAACCTAGACCACTGCAGATTAAGATGAAAAGAATACTACATCCTTCAACCCTTTCTGACACTCCTTATGTTGATCACTGAATTGGCATTTCATAGACAGAATCATAGTAGAGTATTCATGCTAtagcttaaattcaataaaattttgaaatcaaaTCTAGAACTTATCTCAGCCccacatttatgtatatatgtataaatgttaTTATTGATTGATCAGCCCTTTCCTCTTAAAACAATTCCAAGTAACAATCCTGTAAGTTGGTAATTTGGGGAAAATAAAGAATGTATTTGGAGACTGGTACAAGATGTGGTGAATCAAATTTGGGAGCTCCTGCTGTGAGAATGCAGCTTTCACTTCATGCACACAAAATGACAAGTATAGTTAAGTGAGGCCCATTTCTAAGTCCTTCCCTCTTAAGTCTTAAACATGTTACAACTGGCAAGTGCATCTCTGAATCTGATAGAGCATAATAGGCCATGCAAATTTTGTATTGTAGTAAACTATTCAGCATGGTATCTTTGAGATTCAATACTTACAAAACCGACCATAAAGAATATGTTGTCCACTTTCCCAAAAGTTATATTCATTTAAGTATTCAGACTGTTTGACAATCATAAGTGGAATGGATTCCAGCATTGAAAAAGAATATGATTACAGCTGCAACCTTAAATGTCACCTGCATTGATAGTTCCTTTTTATCGTCATTCTATTTACTATTTGTACAACCTCCATCAATAGTATGGCATGTTGAACAGTATATAGAAACATAAGACATTGAGGCTCTGTCAGAATCTGTTCCCTGTATGTCTAGTAAGGGAAGGCAACAAGAAATATTTGCCTTTCAGCATCTGCAATGAAGAGTAAGACTTGTCTGAagcttttaattttaaaaataggtGGATGCTATGCCTGTTCAGTATTCATGCTGATTGTACACTTTTTGTCACAAGGAGAATGCTCCACCTTCAATGACAGCTTTGATATCTCATGGGGAAATGACCATGTTAAATTGTTCAATAATGGACAGACAGTAGAGCTCTCTTTGGACAAAGCTTCAGGTATTTTACTTAGCATTGTACCAATCAAGCAGGTTGCATATTGTATTAGACAATGTTTTCATAAAGTTTATGACTTGAAACTGAGATTGTTGCATATTGTATTGGACAATGTTTTCATAAAGTTGATGACTTGAAACTGAGATTGTCTTTCAATGGTTGTTTCAGGTTCTGGTTTCACCTCAAAAAATAATTACTTGTTTGGAAGCTTTAACATGAAAATTAAGCTCATAGCTGGAAATTCTGCAGGAACAGTCACTGCATATTATGTATGTAAGCAAGTCTCAGAACCTGAAAGTTTTTAGTAGTATTCCATATCAATTTACAGAGATTATCGCTACACAGAAAAGAATGAGAAAGCAACTATGGACAGCCTACCTGCAGACTAGAGTCTTCTATACAAATATTCATTAGTTTTTCCAGTGATAAAAACTGCCCAACTGTTGACTTGGCAATTCCTtttagatatttttcatttctaagAAAAAACTTTAACCTATCTAATATAAATCTTTCCTTCATTTACAGCACTGATTTACAACTTCATTCACATTCCTTCTTTTCTTACAACTTTTCTTCTTTGTTAATAATTTACTTGTGATCACAGAAATATGATGTTTGCACAGTTTATAACAGATTGATGTTTTTCCTGGATTAAACTGTGCTGCATTGTTTCTAAATATGAAGTATGattaaaacattgatttttaaaAACATTTCAATATAATTTAAATCAGAAAAAAAATCACCAATTTTCTTGTGTTCACAGGCATACTTAACGGATACTTTTTGAAGAAATCGCTTTTTTTTAAACCTGTTTAAAGAAATCCATATTATCAGAAACCAGGAATATAATTACCTGCTAAAATGTTCCTTCATGACAATTTCTAATACATTGCAACACATTTAAATGAACACCCAAATTTCAATAGAGTTTGGTTGATCCCTAGATGGTTAGCCTTATAATGACATGTTGGATTTCAGCAATTCAGCTGGTTTAATTAGGACCATATTAACCATTGAGATAATTAATGTTTGCATTTGCATCTTGCATCAGAtgtcatcagattcatcatctcaCGATGAAATCGACTTCGAATTTTTGGGAAACCTGCCAGGAAAGGGATATCATTTGCAGACCAACGTTTTTGTGAATGGAGTTGGAAACAGAGAGCAAAGAATTCGACTCTGGTTTGACCCATCAACAGATTTCCATAACTACTCAATTCTATGGAACCAAAAGCAGATTGTGTATGTTATTGTTATAGCATCTTTGCTCCTGTCGTTCTAAATGTTGAAATTGTGTGTGTTTGTTTTTcccattttatttgatgtttcatAAATTTGAGGGCCTCTGTGCAAACAGAGGCCAGATCCATACCAAACAATTGATGGGTTGACCATAACTTATTGCTCTTTCAAAACCCTCTTCTGATTTATAATGATTCTCTAATCAAAaatatatctttttcaattttttccctGTACAAAAGGTTTTCCCATCATGTTCAATTCTCCGTATATAATGAATCAAACATGTCTTTCAGAGTTCTGACTGCAAATGATTGCATAATTGTATCTGATGTCATTCTATACTTTTTAAACAGATTTGGTGTGGATTCAATTCCCATTCGCGCTTTCAAAAGTAACGAATCTTTGGGCATCCCATATCCTAAGAATCGACCCATGAAAATCATCTCCACCCTCTGGAATGGGGAAAACTGGGCCACCAATGGCGGAAAAGTGAAAATAGATTGGAGCAAAGCTCCTTTCGTTGCATCTTTTCAAGCTTTTGAAGTGGATGGGTGTGTAGCATCTGCTTCACCTTCACCTTCACCTTCACCCTGTGTTGGGCATTGGTGGGAGCAACCAGAATTTGAGGGCCTCAGTCAAGACCAACTCAATAAACTCGGATGGGTTCAGAAGAATTATATGTTTTATGACTACTGCAAAGATAAGTCTGGAAGGTTTTCAAGTGTTCCCATTGAGTGTGCCATAAACCCCTAAATCACTGGATTTGATTCATACCCGGTATCCCGTATGATAACCTTTGGAATTTTGTAAAATCTTGATATTGGTGTAAATTATGGGATTCGTTGTCAAGATTTTTTTTTCTGTTATAATTGAATAAAGTAAAAAGGTCAACTATTCTCAACTTTGAAGGACAGGAAGAAATACCTTTAGATATAAATGCAGTACCTTAgatataaatcattataataaaTGCTTGAAAATCAAACGAGAAGATTGGGTTGggcatataatttttaaaataatgatgAAAATTAAATGTTAATGTTATATACATTGTATTCATTAATGGTATAAAACTTAATGTTTGTAATTTGAGGAATGTTTTAGATTGTGAATAGTCATAAAATTTCTTAGAGTTGAATTTATATTGTGTGTGATCAATTTTACTTTGTATAGAAATGACTTGATATATGAAATCGTTCTATAATATGTGGGATTAATACATGACAATGTGGATTATTGAAAATGATGTCATCCCAAATAATGATGGTCATTAGTGCATAAGGAAtgagaattttttttatattaaagataaATTGTAAATGTGCATAAACATCCATGTGCGAGAAAGTTAAGATAGCACCAAGTTGTCACCAACAAGAATCAAAAAATCACGACTTCATGGTCACACAAGTCGTTATCATTGTATGAACGCTATCAACTATACACATACGAAGTATCTAGGACTACAAAAAGATATATAACAATATAAAACATTTGTTCTTATGTTGCACAGTTGTTGCCAAAAACTATTCAGCTTTCCTAACATTGCCATTAGTAATTCCTGATTTCACTATACTAGTTCAGGCCCCTCCATCCAATGTGGGGGTCAATGGCTGAGATCTCCTCATTGGAATTAATCACCTCCATAGCTAAGCATTCTCCTTGAATTATGTAATACCCAGTTCCCTTTTTCCTGGTCATGGTTTCAGCTTCCATGGGCTTCTTTTCTTTGAGTTTCTCTTAAGCCCATTTCTCTTCATTATATTCTTTCACAAATTCTTGTAATCCTCGCACAGAAGGTTTGTAATCCTCTCTAGTATATGCCCAAGTGTGACAATATGAGACCTCAAAAGAGTTGACTCTAACTGCTCCATCCTCCAATAGCTTCTCAAATTTGAACCTTGAGATGTTCAAGGTGACAAAATTTGCATAGCAACATTAAGAGCAATGAATCTCTTTCAAAACTCCGTAAGGATCCTTTTACCCCCTTGAAATTTGTTCACATTCCTTGATTTCCAAATTTGCCATAAAATTTCAC
This window harbors:
- the LOC131045628 gene encoding probable xyloglucan endotransglucosylase/hydrolase protein 5 isoform X2, with the translated sequence MKRECSTFNDSFDISWGNDHVKLFNNGQTVELSLDKASGSGFTSKNNYLFGSFNMKIKLIAGNSAGTVTAYYMSSDSSSHDEIDFEFLGNLPGKGYHLQTNVFVNGVGNREQRIRLWFDPSTDFHNYSILWNQKQIVFGVDSIPIRAFKSNESLGIPYPKNRPMKIISTLWNGENWATNGGKVKIDWSKAPFVASFQAFEVDGCVASASPSPSPSPCVGHWWEQPEFEGLSQDQLNKLGWVQKNYMFYDYCKDKSGRFSSVPIECAINP
- the LOC131045628 gene encoding probable xyloglucan endotransglucosylase/hydrolase protein 23 isoform X1, giving the protein MKSKTCLKLLILKIGGCYACSVFMLIVHFLSQGECSTFNDSFDISWGNDHVKLFNNGQTVELSLDKASGSGFTSKNNYLFGSFNMKIKLIAGNSAGTVTAYYMSSDSSSHDEIDFEFLGNLPGKGYHLQTNVFVNGVGNREQRIRLWFDPSTDFHNYSILWNQKQIVFGVDSIPIRAFKSNESLGIPYPKNRPMKIISTLWNGENWATNGGKVKIDWSKAPFVASFQAFEVDGCVASASPSPSPSPCVGHWWEQPEFEGLSQDQLNKLGWVQKNYMFYDYCKDKSGRFSSVPIECAINP